In Amycolatopsis coloradensis, one genomic interval encodes:
- a CDS encoding HD domain-containing protein, with amino-acid sequence MRARKSTIPSQTIEAVEHHVRRLCWRYADRLQFHGWHHVSFVRAKAAGFADHNGADRAVVEVAALVHDVNYIVHRNSPAAAGRDLRLGILRECGVEETVARWIDEIIDEAEMATRGRHISLEAQALSDADTLFKALPVTPVVLAHRYLRENGLSLRELADKIVGEQRDVHDSGYYFYNPKAAENYSRWALANLQLWQCIKEAVDDPTVVELLDAVHAVDATDFEAEPAAS; translated from the coding sequence ATGCGCGCGCGAAAGAGCACGATTCCTTCCCAGACCATCGAAGCCGTCGAACACCATGTCCGGCGACTGTGCTGGCGTTATGCGGACAGACTGCAGTTCCACGGCTGGCACCACGTGAGTTTCGTCCGGGCCAAGGCCGCGGGGTTCGCCGATCACAACGGTGCGGACCGAGCCGTCGTCGAGGTGGCGGCGCTGGTGCACGATGTGAACTACATCGTGCACCGGAACTCCCCCGCGGCCGCCGGACGAGACCTCCGGCTGGGCATCCTGCGGGAATGCGGTGTCGAGGAGACCGTGGCCCGGTGGATCGACGAGATCATCGACGAAGCCGAAATGGCCACCAGAGGCCGGCACATCTCGCTCGAGGCTCAAGCGCTGAGCGACGCCGACACGCTGTTCAAGGCGCTGCCGGTGACGCCCGTCGTACTCGCCCACCGCTATCTGCGGGAGAACGGGTTGAGCCTCCGCGAGCTGGCGGACAAGATCGTCGGCGAGCAACGCGATGTCCACGACAGTGGCTACTACTTCTACAACCCCAAAGCGGCGGAGAACTACTCCCGCTGGGCGTTGGCGAATCTTCAGTTGTGGCAGTGCATCAAGGAAGCCGTCGACGATCCGACGGTCGTCGAGCTCCTCGACGCGGTACACGCCGTGGACGCCACGGACTTCGAGGCCGAGCCCGCTGCTTCCTAG
- a CDS encoding TetR/AcrR family transcriptional regulator, translating to MSTRKGPRKAEAIFAATLGLLAEHGYDQLAIEAVAARSGVNKTTLYRWWPSKDALLAAALRDSGLFAVDVPDTGSLRGDLLAVATQIHRLLTSERTAPIVTATLTASPRRPELRDVARSFFADRMAREEPIFERATARGELRAGVEAVLVMDLLAGAIWFRLLLRGGEAGPKFLEEVVDTVLGGAA from the coding sequence GTGAGTACCCGGAAGGGCCCGCGCAAGGCCGAGGCGATCTTCGCCGCCACCCTCGGACTTCTGGCCGAGCACGGCTACGACCAGCTCGCCATCGAGGCCGTCGCCGCCCGGTCCGGCGTCAACAAGACGACGTTGTACCGGTGGTGGCCGTCGAAGGACGCGCTCCTGGCCGCCGCGCTGCGCGATTCGGGTCTGTTCGCCGTCGACGTCCCCGACACCGGCAGCCTGCGCGGCGATCTTCTCGCCGTGGCAACGCAAATCCACCGGCTGCTGACCTCGGAGCGCACCGCACCGATCGTCACGGCGACCTTGACCGCGAGCCCCCGGCGCCCCGAACTCCGTGACGTGGCACGGAGTTTCTTCGCCGACCGCATGGCACGCGAAGAGCCGATCTTCGAACGCGCCACCGCGAGGGGCGAACTGCGCGCCGGCGTCGAGGCGGTTCTGGTGATGGATCTGCTCGCGGGAGCGATCTGGTTCCGGCTGCTGCTGCGCGGCGGCGAAGCCGGTCCGAAATTTCTCGAAGAGGTCGTCGACACGGTATTGGGCGGTGCCGCGTGA
- a CDS encoding alpha/beta hydrolase: MVPLVFVHGIRLSGAAWTEQLELLGQAAKAVDLPGHGTRRGERFTLDDAADVIAEAVDEPALVVGHSLGGYAAIAAAARYPERVAGLVVAGSTFLPGRALETPFRAAHRLLMRLPDQGERLSRWQFRSALPPKVAEAVIGGGIATEVIPDVAKAFAEFDVLAELSAYQGPTWLINGSRDHFRRHEHRFLDACADGRLVSVPKAGHYLPMVRGKEFAQLVLDAARSLSISARHAGKP, translated from the coding sequence ATGGTTCCCCTCGTCTTCGTCCACGGCATCCGGCTCAGCGGCGCCGCCTGGACCGAGCAACTCGAACTGCTCGGACAGGCCGCGAAAGCAGTCGACCTCCCAGGCCACGGCACCCGCCGGGGAGAGCGGTTCACCCTGGACGACGCGGCGGACGTGATCGCCGAAGCCGTCGACGAACCCGCGCTGGTCGTCGGGCACTCCCTCGGTGGATATGCCGCCATCGCCGCGGCCGCACGGTATCCGGAGCGCGTGGCCGGCCTCGTCGTCGCGGGCTCGACCTTCCTGCCCGGCCGGGCACTGGAGACTCCGTTCCGCGCAGCGCACCGCTTGCTCATGCGGCTGCCGGACCAGGGCGAACGGTTGAGCCGGTGGCAATTCCGGAGCGCCCTGCCGCCGAAAGTCGCCGAAGCGGTGATCGGCGGCGGCATCGCGACAGAGGTCATCCCGGACGTCGCCAAGGCCTTCGCGGAATTCGACGTGCTGGCGGAACTCTCGGCCTACCAGGGCCCCACCTGGCTCATCAACGGCTCGCGCGACCACTTCCGCCGCCACGAACACCGCTTTCTCGACGCCTGCGCGGACGGACGGCTCGTCTCCGTGCCGAAAGCCGGGCACTACCTGCCGATGGTGCGCGGCAAGGAATTCGCCCAGCTCGTACTCGACGCGGCACGCAGCCTGTCGATCTCCGCTCGACACGCCGGGAAGCCGTAG
- a CDS encoding 2-hydroxyacid dehydrogenase, translated as MRILAAGDHFVGTGLLADAVRAEIGAGHEFSELTLPWPVEPFGPVANVHEASGTEEQVIEALAGAEVAVTQMAPFTKQVFAAAPGLKLVSVCRGGPVNVDLAAATEAGVAVTYAPGRNAGAAAEFAVGMILAAMRRISTSSAELLGGTWRGDYYAYDQAGLELDGTTVGLVGYGAIGARVAKVLVAFGAKVLVADPFADPAKIAADGAELVELEALLRRSFVVSLHARLTEETRHLIDAAKLALLPEGAVLVNTARGGLLDYAPLPEALRSGRLGALALDVYDVEPPPADWALRDAPNVIATPHLAGASRQTAERAASIVAAEVGRYVRGEALSNLANPEVLRP; from the coding sequence TTGCGGATACTCGCTGCGGGAGACCATTTCGTCGGCACCGGCCTGCTGGCCGACGCCGTCCGTGCCGAGATCGGCGCCGGGCACGAGTTCTCGGAACTGACCCTGCCCTGGCCGGTGGAGCCGTTCGGCCCGGTCGCGAACGTGCACGAGGCCAGCGGCACCGAGGAGCAGGTGATCGAGGCGCTGGCGGGAGCCGAGGTCGCGGTCACCCAGATGGCGCCCTTCACCAAACAGGTGTTCGCCGCCGCGCCGGGGCTCAAACTCGTGTCGGTGTGCCGGGGAGGCCCGGTCAACGTGGACCTCGCGGCGGCCACCGAAGCGGGTGTCGCGGTGACGTACGCGCCCGGCCGGAACGCCGGTGCCGCCGCCGAATTCGCGGTGGGGATGATCCTGGCCGCGATGCGCAGGATCTCGACGTCCTCGGCCGAACTGCTGGGGGGCACCTGGCGCGGTGACTACTACGCCTACGACCAGGCCGGTCTCGAACTCGACGGGACCACCGTCGGCCTGGTCGGGTACGGCGCGATCGGCGCGCGGGTGGCCAAGGTGCTCGTGGCGTTCGGCGCGAAGGTGCTGGTCGCCGATCCGTTCGCGGACCCCGCCAAGATCGCCGCCGACGGCGCGGAACTCGTCGAGCTGGAAGCTCTGCTGCGCCGCAGTTTCGTGGTGAGCCTGCACGCCCGGCTCACCGAGGAGACCCGGCATCTGATCGACGCCGCCAAACTCGCCTTGCTGCCGGAGGGCGCCGTACTGGTCAACACCGCGCGCGGTGGCCTGCTGGACTACGCCCCGCTGCCGGAAGCCCTGCGTTCGGGACGGCTCGGCGCACTCGCGCTCGACGTGTACGACGTCGAGCCTCCGCCCGCGGACTGGGCACTGCGGGACGCGCCGAACGTGATCGCGACCCCGCACCTCGCCGGAGCAAGCAGGCAGACGGCGGAGCGGGCGGCGAGTATCGTCGCCGCCGAGGTCGGCCGGTACGTCCGCGGGGAGGCGCTCTCGAATCTGGCGAACCCCGAGGTCCTGCGGCCATGA
- the rlmB gene encoding 23S rRNA (guanosine(2251)-2'-O)-methyltransferase RlmB: MAGNSRRQGAIRKPGTKKGQVVGSGGQRRKGLEGKGPTPKAEDRPGHKAYRMANARDRKDQARQKKADKPELIAGRNPVVEALRADVPATALYVAINIEIDDRVNEAVRLAGDKGISILEIPREELDRKTNRAMHQGLGLQVPPFVYADPRDLMAVAKDSGQTPLFVALDGVTDPRNLGAVIRSAAAFGAQGVLLPERRSAGMTAVAWRTSAGTAAKLPIAVATNLTRQLKAWKDDGLMVVGLDADGSVDIDELDLAADPLVIVLGSEGRGLSRLVRETCDATVSIPMAAGVESLNASVAAGVLLAEVARRRRLAGRV, encoded by the coding sequence ATGGCAGGCAACTCCCGGCGCCAGGGCGCTATTCGCAAGCCCGGCACGAAGAAGGGTCAGGTCGTCGGCTCCGGCGGCCAGCGCCGGAAGGGCCTCGAAGGCAAGGGCCCGACGCCCAAGGCCGAGGACCGGCCCGGCCACAAGGCGTACCGGATGGCCAACGCGCGTGACCGCAAGGACCAGGCGCGGCAGAAGAAGGCCGACAAGCCGGAGCTGATCGCCGGGCGCAACCCGGTGGTCGAGGCGCTGCGCGCCGACGTGCCGGCCACCGCGCTGTACGTCGCGATCAACATCGAGATCGACGACCGCGTGAACGAGGCCGTCCGGCTCGCCGGCGACAAGGGCATCTCGATCCTGGAGATCCCGCGCGAGGAACTCGACCGCAAGACCAACCGGGCCATGCACCAGGGCCTCGGCCTGCAGGTCCCGCCGTTCGTCTACGCCGACCCGCGCGACCTGATGGCCGTGGCGAAGGACTCGGGGCAGACCCCGCTGTTCGTCGCGCTCGACGGCGTCACCGACCCACGCAACCTCGGCGCGGTGATCCGCTCGGCCGCCGCGTTCGGCGCGCAGGGGGTCCTCCTGCCGGAGCGGCGCAGCGCGGGCATGACCGCGGTCGCGTGGCGGACGTCCGCCGGCACCGCGGCCAAGCTGCCGATCGCCGTCGCGACCAACCTGACCCGTCAGCTGAAGGCGTGGAAGGACGACGGCCTGATGGTCGTCGGCCTCGACGCGGACGGCTCGGTGGACATCGACGAGCTCGACCTCGCGGCGGATCCGCTGGTCATCGTGCTCGGCTCGGAAGGCCGCGGCCTGTCCCGGCTGGTGCGTGAGACCTGCGACGCGACCGTGTCGATCCCGATGGCGGCGGGCGTCGAGTCGCTCAACGCGTCGGTCGCTGCCGGGGTGCTGCTGGCCGAGGTGGCGCGCCGCCGTCGGCTCGCGGGACGTGTCTGA
- a CDS encoding class II aldolase/adducin family protein — translation MILAKERLAVCEFARRMTTDGLVVGTSGNVSARQGDLIAVTPTGVGYAGLRPEDVPIVGLDGEVVDGSLKPTSELPMHLTVYRQAVDPEGKPVSAVVHTHSVHATAVSTLVTEVPPIHYMLAAIGPTARVAAYATYGTEELAKVMLEALEGRRGCLLANHGTITFGDSLGSAYSRAQQLEWVCQVWLTARAAGTPNLLPPAEIEHVVEKLRGYGQR, via the coding sequence GTGATCCTGGCCAAAGAACGCTTGGCGGTCTGCGAATTCGCCCGCCGGATGACCACCGACGGACTCGTGGTCGGCACCTCCGGGAATGTCTCCGCGCGGCAGGGCGACCTGATCGCGGTGACCCCGACAGGAGTCGGCTACGCCGGGCTGCGGCCGGAGGACGTACCGATCGTCGGCCTGGACGGTGAGGTCGTCGACGGCTCGCTCAAACCGACCAGCGAGCTCCCGATGCACCTCACCGTGTACCGACAGGCGGTGGATCCGGAGGGCAAACCGGTCTCCGCCGTGGTGCACACGCATTCCGTGCACGCCACAGCGGTTTCCACCCTCGTCACCGAGGTGCCGCCGATCCACTACATGCTCGCCGCGATCGGCCCCACAGCCCGTGTCGCGGCCTACGCGACATACGGCACCGAGGAGCTCGCCAAAGTGATGCTGGAGGCGCTGGAAGGACGCCGTGGCTGCCTGCTGGCGAACCACGGCACCATCACCTTCGGCGACAGCCTCGGCTCCGCCTACAGCCGGGCGCAGCAGCTGGAGTGGGTCTGCCAGGTGTGGCTGACGGCCCGGGCGGCGGGAACACCGAACCTGCTCCCGCCCGCCGAGATCGAGCACGTCGTGGAGAAACTCCGCGGCTACGGCCAGCGTTGA
- a CDS encoding ribose-5-phosphate isomerase codes for MRIVVAADNAGVALKDQLRDLLLADDRVDEVTDLGVADGSDDKAYPLLGLAAAETIARGEADRGVLVCGTGIGMAISANKVPGVRATVAHDSYSAERSVKSNDCQVITFGARAIGPELAKKIVAEWVGYRFDPASASASKVAHITEYEQALST; via the coding sequence ATGCGGATCGTGGTGGCGGCGGACAACGCCGGGGTCGCTCTCAAAGACCAGCTGCGTGACCTGCTCCTAGCCGATGACCGGGTGGACGAGGTCACCGACCTCGGCGTGGCCGATGGCTCCGACGACAAGGCGTACCCGCTGCTCGGCCTCGCGGCGGCGGAGACGATCGCCCGGGGCGAGGCGGATCGCGGTGTGCTGGTCTGCGGGACCGGGATCGGCATGGCCATTTCGGCGAACAAGGTTCCCGGGGTGCGGGCCACGGTCGCGCACGACTCGTACTCCGCCGAGCGTTCGGTCAAGTCGAACGATTGCCAGGTGATCACCTTCGGCGCCCGGGCGATCGGTCCGGAGCTGGCGAAGAAGATCGTCGCCGAATGGGTCGGCTACCGCTTCGACCCGGCCTCGGCCAGCGCGAGCAAGGTCGCGCACATCACCGAATACGAGCAAGCGCTGAGTACCTGA
- a CDS encoding FGGY-family carbohydrate kinase, with protein sequence MIIGVDIGTSLTKAVVFDKAGMSVASACTTSEVHHLPGGLVEQDLDQVLGTVATVVRKVAAGLDGPVTALALTGQGDGLWLRDESGEAVRPAISWLDGRANSLLAEWQADGVIREVFRRTASGMFPGCAAAIMSFLDTHEPESLDRAAVAGYCVDAVLQRLTGEITVDASDASLPFLDPATRRYDEGAIAAVGLSHRRSLFVEPAAPKTVFRLDERGAGLLGLPVGLPVTAGPFDLPASAIGAGVRRPGDGILTAGTTLACQVLTGSAEFDPEGEPAGMFLCTPEAGEFLRAMPAMVGTAGIDWVCRLFGIAVEEIGPLLDASRPGAGGVRALPFLSASGERAPFVDASARAQFSGLSLESERGDIVRALCESIAYAARHCFDAAGLTGTLYACGGGVRSLEWTRIFADVLGRPIVIPGDPGVGARGAVIVAADALGEPVDRELWAESARVVEVRPENVEFYEQGYADYQASLAAARGLWRL encoded by the coding sequence ATGATCATCGGCGTCGACATCGGCACGTCACTGACGAAGGCGGTCGTCTTCGACAAGGCCGGGATGTCCGTGGCGAGCGCGTGCACCACGTCCGAGGTGCACCACTTGCCGGGCGGGCTGGTCGAACAAGACCTCGACCAGGTGCTCGGCACCGTGGCGACGGTGGTCCGCAAGGTCGCCGCCGGGCTCGACGGTCCGGTCACCGCGTTGGCCCTCACCGGACAGGGCGACGGACTGTGGCTGCGTGACGAGTCCGGCGAGGCAGTGCGCCCGGCGATCTCCTGGCTCGACGGACGGGCGAACTCGCTGCTCGCCGAATGGCAGGCCGACGGAGTGATCAGGGAAGTGTTCCGCCGCACCGCGTCGGGAATGTTCCCGGGCTGCGCCGCGGCGATCATGTCCTTTTTGGACACTCATGAGCCGGAGTCGCTGGACAGGGCGGCGGTGGCGGGCTACTGCGTCGACGCTGTGCTCCAGCGCTTGACCGGCGAGATCACCGTCGACGCCTCGGATGCTTCGCTGCCCTTCCTCGATCCGGCGACCCGGCGCTACGACGAAGGTGCCATCGCGGCCGTCGGACTCTCCCACCGCCGGAGCCTGTTCGTGGAGCCCGCGGCGCCGAAGACCGTTTTCCGGCTGGACGAGCGCGGAGCCGGGCTGCTCGGTCTTCCCGTCGGGCTGCCGGTCACCGCGGGGCCGTTCGACCTGCCCGCGAGCGCCATCGGCGCCGGTGTACGACGGCCGGGCGACGGCATTCTCACGGCGGGCACCACACTCGCGTGCCAGGTCCTGACGGGCTCGGCGGAATTCGATCCGGAGGGCGAGCCGGCGGGCATGTTCCTTTGCACGCCGGAAGCGGGAGAGTTCCTGCGGGCTATGCCCGCGATGGTCGGCACCGCGGGCATCGACTGGGTGTGCCGTCTGTTCGGCATCGCGGTCGAGGAGATCGGCCCGCTGCTCGACGCGAGCAGGCCGGGCGCGGGTGGTGTTCGCGCGCTGCCGTTCCTCTCCGCGTCGGGTGAGCGAGCGCCGTTCGTCGACGCTTCGGCGAGGGCGCAGTTCTCCGGTCTGAGCCTGGAGAGCGAACGCGGCGACATCGTCCGGGCGCTGTGCGAGTCGATCGCTTACGCGGCAAGGCATTGCTTCGACGCCGCCGGGCTCACCGGCACGTTGTACGCCTGCGGCGGCGGGGTTCGCTCGCTCGAGTGGACCCGCATCTTCGCCGACGTTCTCGGGCGGCCCATCGTGATCCCCGGCGATCCGGGGGTCGGCGCGCGGGGAGCGGTGATCGTCGCGGCGGACGCCCTCGGCGAGCCGGTCGACCGGGAGCTGTGGGCGGAAAGCGCACGCGTGGTCGAGGTCAGGCCCGAGAACGTAGAGTTCTACGAGCAGGGCTACGCCGACTATCAGGCCTCACTGGCCGCGGCCCGCGGACTCTGGAGGTTGTGA
- a CDS encoding transglutaminase-like domain-containing protein, protein MKIALKIESERLEDYLAADAIVDHDHPLIRVTADGLSPTGGTEVDVIRSMFHFVRDEIAHTVDAADSRVTLMASEVLREGVGLCYAKAHLLAALLRSQGIPAGFCYQRIGVLHGLNGVYLAGLDRWIRLDPRGNKNGADAHFLLEDERLAWTLDPSKGEIDFPTVYSAPSSAVVETLSSAKPGPAWYEGILPHAP, encoded by the coding sequence GTGAAAATCGCACTGAAGATCGAATCCGAGCGGCTCGAAGATTATCTCGCCGCCGACGCGATCGTCGATCACGATCACCCACTGATCCGCGTAACGGCTGACGGACTGTCGCCGACCGGCGGCACCGAAGTCGACGTGATTCGTTCGATGTTTCACTTCGTACGCGACGAGATCGCCCATACGGTGGACGCCGCCGATTCCCGCGTCACTCTTATGGCCTCCGAGGTTCTGCGCGAGGGAGTCGGGCTCTGCTACGCGAAGGCCCATCTGCTGGCTGCTTTGCTTCGCAGCCAAGGCATCCCGGCCGGGTTCTGCTATCAGCGGATCGGCGTTCTGCACGGGCTCAACGGCGTGTACCTCGCAGGCCTGGACCGGTGGATCCGGCTCGACCCCAGAGGCAACAAAAATGGTGCGGACGCGCATTTTCTGCTGGAAGATGAGCGGCTCGCGTGGACACTGGACCCGAGCAAGGGCGAGATCGACTTCCCCACGGTGTACTCCGCACCGTCTTCGGCAGTCGTCGAAACCTTGTCGTCGGCGAAGCCCGGGCCCGCGTGGTACGAAGGAATCCTTCCGCACGCTCCGTGA
- a CDS encoding dihydroxyacetone kinase family protein: MTVLGTAETFKRDWLDGFVTAYGRSVRKVPDAYGVLRREDSAPKVAVVIGGGCGHYPAFAGLVGPGLADGAVVGDVFTSPSAEQVYRTARAAESGAGVLFGYGNYQGDVLHFGLAARRLAAEGVESRTVLVTDDIASGPADSPERRRGVAGDFLVFKIAGAAAERGDDLAAVHAVAEKANANTRTFGVAFGGCTLPGASAPLFTVGESEMELGLGIHGEPGVRTVGRLSARELADELVDGLLPELPAGDGRVVVLLNGLGRTKYEEMFATYIRVHERLAAAGLSPLHTEVGEFVTSLDMAGVSLSILVLDDELAELYAAPCDTPGYRSTGAALAQVPLESTVDSLLAETAPGQGIVDRALTAALQDIEANEAELGRLDAVAADGDHGLGMTRGMRAAVAAARRDEDSQSTALLAAGTAFADAAGGASGALYGVLLAETGAGLRGLPGDEVTTEALASAVDGAVKAFVELGKAEPGEKTMLDAIEPFRLALREQAEAGADVPQAWQKAAQVAVSAAEATADLLPAKGRAARLAKRSKGHPDPGATSFALLVTAVGQALGKED, translated from the coding sequence ATGACGGTCCTGGGTACCGCGGAGACGTTCAAACGCGACTGGCTGGACGGGTTCGTCACCGCCTACGGGCGTTCGGTGCGCAAGGTGCCCGATGCGTACGGCGTGCTGCGCCGGGAGGATTCCGCGCCCAAGGTCGCGGTGGTGATCGGCGGCGGCTGCGGGCACTACCCCGCGTTCGCCGGGCTGGTCGGTCCCGGGCTCGCCGACGGCGCCGTGGTGGGTGACGTGTTCACCAGCCCGAGCGCCGAACAGGTCTATCGCACGGCGCGGGCCGCGGAGAGCGGCGCCGGCGTGCTCTTCGGTTACGGCAACTACCAGGGCGACGTGCTGCATTTCGGGCTCGCCGCGCGGAGGCTGGCCGCCGAGGGCGTCGAAAGCCGGACGGTCCTGGTCACCGACGACATCGCCAGCGGTCCCGCCGACTCGCCGGAGAGGCGTCGCGGTGTCGCGGGCGACTTCCTGGTCTTCAAGATCGCGGGTGCCGCCGCCGAACGCGGTGACGATCTGGCCGCCGTGCACGCGGTGGCGGAGAAGGCGAACGCGAACACCCGGACCTTCGGCGTCGCGTTCGGCGGGTGCACCCTGCCCGGCGCTTCCGCGCCGCTGTTCACCGTCGGCGAGAGCGAGATGGAGCTGGGGCTCGGCATCCACGGCGAGCCCGGTGTGCGCACGGTCGGCAGGCTGAGCGCACGGGAGCTGGCCGACGAACTGGTCGACGGCCTCCTCCCGGAGCTGCCCGCCGGTGACGGCCGGGTGGTGGTCCTGCTGAACGGACTGGGGCGCACCAAGTACGAGGAGATGTTCGCGACCTACATCCGCGTGCACGAACGGCTCGCCGCGGCGGGGCTCAGCCCGCTGCACACCGAGGTCGGTGAATTCGTCACGTCGCTCGACATGGCGGGTGTCTCGCTGTCGATCCTGGTGCTCGACGACGAACTCGCCGAGCTCTACGCGGCTCCTTGCGACACCCCTGGCTACCGGAGCACCGGTGCCGCGCTGGCACAGGTTCCGCTGGAGTCCACAGTGGACTCGCTGCTGGCCGAGACCGCGCCGGGGCAGGGCATCGTGGACCGCGCGTTGACGGCGGCCCTGCAGGACATCGAGGCCAACGAGGCCGAACTCGGCAGGTTGGACGCGGTCGCGGCGGACGGCGACCACGGTCTCGGCATGACCAGGGGGATGCGGGCCGCGGTGGCCGCCGCGCGGCGGGACGAGGACTCGCAGTCCACCGCGCTCCTGGCCGCCGGGACGGCGTTCGCCGACGCGGCGGGCGGTGCGTCCGGTGCGCTGTACGGGGTCCTGCTCGCCGAGACCGGTGCGGGACTGCGGGGTCTGCCGGGCGACGAGGTCACCACGGAAGCTCTCGCGAGCGCGGTGGACGGCGCCGTGAAGGCGTTCGTCGAACTGGGCAAGGCCGAGCCCGGTGAAAAGACCATGCTCGACGCCATCGAGCCGTTCAGGCTGGCGTTGCGCGAACAGGCCGAAGCGGGCGCCGACGTCCCGCAGGCCTGGCAGAAGGCGGCCCAGGTCGCGGTGAGCGCGGCCGAGGCCACGGCGGACCTGCTGCCCGCCAAGGGGCGGGCGGCCCGGTTGGCGAAGCGGAGCAAAGGGCACCCCGATCCCGGGGCCACTTCGTTCGCGTTGCTCGTCACCGCGGTCGGCCAGGCTCTGGGAAAGGAAGACTGA
- a CDS encoding MBOAT family protein has translation MSFISPLFLWYFMPAVLLAVLVCPRSWRNGIVAVGSLIFYATGAGPYTLVLLGCMVVNFLAGPALEPNAWDLQNKRRKRLLLGVIGLNVGMLLIWKYAGFATQQIAAVTHWFGGGFPVADLVIPIGISFYTFHHISYVVDIYRGERRALRDPVSFAAYIAMFPQLVAGPIVRFREIADQLPQQRSHRLDDIAAGFPRFALGLCKKTIIADSLSPMVDACFNTPPDQMTFAIAWLGAIGYTLQLFFDFSGYSDMAIGLGRMLGFRLPENFARPYSSVTITEFWRRWHMSLSRWFRDYVYIPLGGNRAGAGHTYRNLCIVFVLTGFWHGAQWTFLIWGIYHGALLIVERAFGYDVTPKSQAARIGRRALTLVLVVFGWVFFRAKDLPHALGMIGHMVLPDFTGLTDVVESAVTNQRLVILLCALAIVFLPAHPVTGPLLESSRSRPATALRIGVMTVGLVYAAILIATGTFSPFLYYQF, from the coding sequence ATGTCGTTCATTTCACCGCTGTTCCTGTGGTACTTCATGCCGGCGGTCCTGCTCGCCGTACTGGTGTGCCCGCGCAGCTGGCGGAACGGCATCGTCGCGGTCGGCAGCCTGATCTTCTACGCCACCGGCGCCGGGCCGTACACGCTGGTCCTGCTCGGCTGCATGGTGGTCAACTTCCTGGCCGGGCCCGCGCTGGAGCCGAACGCGTGGGATCTGCAGAACAAACGGCGCAAGCGGCTGCTGCTCGGGGTCATCGGCCTCAACGTCGGCATGCTGCTGATCTGGAAGTACGCGGGGTTCGCGACGCAGCAGATCGCGGCCGTGACGCACTGGTTCGGCGGCGGTTTCCCGGTGGCCGACCTGGTCATCCCGATTGGCATCTCGTTCTACACGTTCCACCACATCTCCTACGTGGTGGACATCTACCGCGGTGAACGCCGCGCGCTGCGCGACCCGGTGTCGTTCGCCGCGTACATCGCGATGTTCCCGCAGCTGGTGGCCGGGCCGATCGTGCGGTTCCGGGAGATCGCCGACCAGCTGCCGCAGCAGCGGTCCCACCGCCTCGACGACATCGCCGCCGGTTTCCCGCGGTTCGCCCTCGGGTTGTGCAAGAAGACGATCATCGCGGACTCGCTCAGCCCGATGGTGGACGCCTGCTTCAACACGCCACCCGACCAGATGACCTTCGCGATCGCCTGGCTCGGCGCGATCGGATACACGCTTCAGCTGTTCTTCGACTTCTCCGGGTACTCAGACATGGCGATCGGGCTCGGGCGCATGCTCGGCTTCCGGCTGCCGGAGAACTTCGCGAGACCGTACTCGTCGGTGACCATCACGGAGTTCTGGCGGCGCTGGCACATGTCGCTGTCGCGCTGGTTCCGCGACTACGTCTACATCCCGCTGGGCGGCAACCGCGCCGGCGCCGGGCATACGTACCGGAACCTGTGCATCGTGTTCGTGCTGACCGGGTTCTGGCACGGCGCGCAGTGGACGTTCCTGATCTGGGGCATCTACCACGGCGCGCTCCTGATCGTGGAACGCGCTTTCGGCTACGACGTCACCCCCAAGTCGCAGGCCGCCCGCATCGGCCGCCGCGCGCTGACGCTCGTGCTCGTGGTGTTCGGCTGGGTGTTCTTCCGCGCCAAGGACCTGCCGCACGCGCTCGGCATGATCGGGCACATGGTGCTGCCGGACTTCACGGGTCTCACCGACGTCGTCGAGAGCGCGGTGACCAACCAGCGGCTGGTCATCCTGCTGTGCGCGCTGGCGATCGTGTTCCTGCCCGCGCATCCGGTGACCGGGCCGCTGCTGGAGTCCTCACGGAGCCGCCCCGCGACGGCGCTGCGGATCGGCGTCATGACCGTCGGGCTGGTGTACGCGGCCATCCTGATCGCGACCGGGACGTTCAGCCCGTTCCTCTACTACCAGTTCTGA